A portion of the Lolium rigidum isolate FL_2022 chromosome 1, APGP_CSIRO_Lrig_0.1, whole genome shotgun sequence genome contains these proteins:
- the LOC124651130 gene encoding uncharacterized protein LOC124651130 → MYATRPLSLLVSNPKAVLWPPPDGGNSGYLVVKDIDDDSDDEQVWCTGGVRSRSMVENLPFPQNRVFTVGHDDGDGENKAKDTVLFVPVLDQPLASNRYYPVIASGRRKGLVRACSREEDMTPGCLGMSVNDVEPRPFDPADIYQQIEIVQRRRGQFTAKAVAPGGIPYKLYGSKYWRAYASRPKNLDLGEARGINAAVRSRQLTTPRPRAVVGRWYCPFYLVKEGGLSPAEQLDRAAFYEVTLEQRWEPIRDDAVSSRVLIGGSIEARQEVSSSSYGNGYVWFISPATWQRVGVSTAMWERMRWEEYMGGWVDEETGWVPGRSVLVERFAVKRRDGSVAMAFEFAHINKITA, encoded by the coding sequence ATGTATGCAACGCGGCCGCTTTCTCTCTTGGTGAGCAACCCGAAGGCCGTGCTATGGCCGCCTCCGGACGGCGGGAACTCGGGTTACCTCGTCGTGAAGGAcatcgacgacgacagcgatgatgagcAGGTGTGGTGCACGGGCGGCGTCCGCAGCAGGTCTATGGTGGAGAACCTCCCGTTCCCACAGAACCGCGTGTTCACGGTTGGGCACGACGATGGGGACggcgagaacaaggccaaggacaCCGTGTTGTTCGTGCCCGTCCTGGACCAGCCACTCGCGTCCAACCGCTACTACCCCGTCATCGCGTCCGGCAGAAGGAAAGGCCTCGTGAGGGCGTGCTCCCGCGAGGAGGACATGACCCCGGGCTGCCTCGGCATGTCCGTCAACGACGTCGAGCCGCGCCCGTTCGACCCGGCCGACATCTACCAGCAGATCGAGATCGTCCAGCGCCGGAGGGGGCAGTTCACGGCCAAGGCGGTCGCGCCGGGCGGCATCCCGTACAAGCTATACGGCAGCAAGTACTGGCGCGCGTACGCCTCCAGGCCAAAGAACTTGGACCTCGGCGAGGCGCGGGGCATCAACGCCGCGGTCCGGTCGCGCCAGCTCACGACGCCACGGCCACGGGCCGTGGTTGGGAGATGGTATTGCCCATTCTACCTCGTCAAAGAAGGCGGCCTCTCCCCGGCGGAGCAGCTGGACCGCGCAGCGTTCTACGAGGTGacgctggagcagcgatgggaGCCAATCCGCGATGACGCCGTCTCGTCGAGGGTGCTTATCGGCGGGAGCATCGAGGCGAGGCAGGAGGTGTCAAGCTCAAGCTACGGTAACGGGTACGTCTGGTTCATCTCACCAGCTACGTGGCAGAGGGTGGGAGTGTCTACTGCCATGTGGGAGAGGATGCGATGGGAGGAGTACATGGGCGGGTGGGTCGACGAGGAGACCGGGTGGGTCCCCGGACGGTCGGTGCTGGTGGAGAGGTTCGCGGTGAAGAGAAGGGACGGCAGCGTCGCCATGGCTTTTGAGTTTGCGCACATCAACAAGATCACGGCGTAG